Proteins from a genomic interval of Oncorhynchus nerka isolate Pitt River linkage group LG13, Oner_Uvic_2.0, whole genome shotgun sequence:
- the LOC115139685 gene encoding spindlin-Z-like — MKTPFGKTPGQRPRADGGNTGVSANLIKRKNSHKKQKNVGPSKPIAQPRRNIVGCRITHQWKEDTKVSQWKGTVLDQVPVNPSLYLIKYDGFDCIYGLELHKDERVQGLEVLPDRVAPARVSDAQLAETMIGKAVEHMFEQDEGPKEEWRGMVLARAPIMNTWFYITYEKDPVLYMYQLLDDYKEGDLRIMPDSNDSTPSEREPGEVVDSLVGKQVEYAKEDGGKRTGMVIHQVDAKPSVYFIKFDDDFHIYVYDLVKTS; from the exons ATGAAGACCCCATTTGGAAAGACGCCAGGCCAGCGCCCCAGAGCTGATGGGG GTAATACTGGGGTATCTGCAAATCTGATCAAGAGGAAAAATTCCCACAA GAAGCAGAAGAATGTTGGTCCAAGCAAGCCTATTGCCCAACCCAGACGAAACATAGTGGGTTGCAGGATAACGCACCAGTGGAAGGAAGACACCAAGGTTTCCCAGTGGAAAGGAACAGTTCTCGATCAAGTCCCTGTCAACCCATCTCTCTACCTGATCAAGTATGATGGATTTGACTGCATCTATGGACTTGAGCTTCACAAAGATGAGAGGGTGCAAGGCCTGGAGGTTTTACCAGACAGAGTTG CTCCAGCTCGTGTCAGTGATGCACAGCTAGCAGAAACCATGATAGGCAAAGCAGTGGAGCACATGTTTGAGCAAGATGAAGGACcaaaggaggagtggaggggcatGGTGCTAGCACGGGCTCCCATTATGAACACATGGTTCTACATCACTTATGAAAAGGACCCTGTTTTGTACATGTACCAGCTCTTGGATGACTACAAAGAGGGGGATCTCCGGATAATGCCTGATTCAA ATGACTCGACCCCATCAGAGAGAGAGCCTGGCGAAGTGGTGGATAGCCTTGTTGGCAAACAAGTGGAATATGCCAAAGAGGATGGCGGCAAAAGGACAGGCATGGTTATCCATCAGGTTGATGCCAAACCCTCTGTGTATTTCATCAAGTTTGATGACGACTTTCACATCTACGTCTACGATTTAGTAAAAACGTCTTAG